In the genome of Triticum urartu cultivar G1812 chromosome 5, Tu2.1, whole genome shotgun sequence, one region contains:
- the LOC125510070 gene encoding glycine oxidase, whose protein sequence is MDAVAFSPAPNPNAAPFPSASPSSRARRFSIRGPRRRRPLPALRSSASPSASHHDVVVVGAGIVGLSIARHLLLHTPLSVAVADAAVPCSGATGAGQGYVWMSHRTPGSDTWDLAVRSKQLWEDLAAEMDGLRAGGARESLGWMKTGSLLVGRTSKELATLEEKIKVLSQAGINAECLSASSLHALEPALCVGNDGGAMFLPEDRQIDAFQAVSLIEKINRSYTPKGRYMELYNDPAMSLIRSEVTGRVEGVQTSKNILYGRKATVVASGAWTRSLLHSFLGPNSTLDIPVKPRKGHLLVLENFDMLKLNHGIMELGYVDHQGDNSHSIHLSSTSNEDEHDAASISMTATLNTKGHLVLGSSREFKGFSREVDKSILKSIWDRAGEFFPAINNVHLDIDEDKEIRIGHRPYMPDGKPVIGFVPDMSNVLIATGHEGSGLALALGTAEMVTNMILGDPGRVDFTPFSIENRFSGTA, encoded by the exons ATGGACGCCGTCGCCTTCTCCCCCGCTCCGAACCCCAACGCCGCGCCATTCCCCTCCGCCTCCCCGTCCTCGCGCGCCCGACGCTTCTCCATCcgcggcccgcggcggcggcgcccgCTCCCGGCCCTCCGATCCAGCGCCTCCCCCTCCGCCTCCCACCACGACGTGGTCGTCGTGGGCGCCGGGATCGTCGGCCTCTCCATCGcccgccacctcctcctccacaCCCCGCTCTCCGTCGCCgtcgccgacgccgccgtccCCTGCTCCGGCGCCACCGGCGCAG GGCAGGGGTACGTGTGGATGTCGCACCGGACGCCCGGGAGCGACACGTGGGACCTGGCGGTGCGGAGCAAGCAGCTGTGGGAGGACCTCGCGGCCGAGATGGACGGCCTCCGCGCCGGCGGCGCGCGCGAGAGCCTGGGGTGGATGAAGACAG GAAGCTTATTAGTTGGAAGAACCTCCAAAGAGCTGGCTACGCTGGAGGAGAAGATTAAGGTTCTGTCTCAGGCAGGCATCAATGCGGAGTGCTTGTCTGCCTCTTCGTTGCATGCATTAGAACCCGCACTCTGTGTTGGAAATGATGGTGGTGCCATGTTCTTACCTGAAGACCGTCAAATCGATGCGTTCCAGGCTGTGTCTTTGATTGAAAAG ATCAATAGGTCATATACTCCAAAAGGGAGATATATGGAGCTCTACAATGATCCTGCCATGTCATTGATAAG ATCAGAGGTTACTGGAAGGGTTGAAGGTGTCCAAACTTCTAAGAACATCTTATATGGCAGAAAAGCTACTGTAGTTGCTTCTGGCGCTTGGACTCGGTCCTTATTGCATAGTTTCCTAGGACCAAATTCTACACTGGATATTCCTGTGAAGCCACGAAAG GGTCATCTGCTTGTGTTGGAAAATTTTGACATGCTAAAGCTGAATCATGGCATAATGGAGCTGGGATATGTTGACCATCAGGGCGATAATTCACATAGCATACACTTGTCGTCAACATCCAATGAAGATGAGCATGACGCCGCATCCATATCAATGACAGCAACATTAAATACAAAAGGGCATTTAGTTTTAG GAAGCAGCAGGGAGTTTAAAGGATTTTCAAGGGAGGTTGATAAATCCATACTGAAGAGTATATGGGACCGTGCAGGAGAATTCTTTCCTGCCATCAATAATGTTCATCTTGATATTGACGAGGACAAAGAAATCAGAATTGGGCACCGCCCCTACA TGCCTGATGGGAAGCCAGTTATTGGATTTGTTCCGGATATGTCAAATGTTTTGATTGCAACAGGACATGAAGGAAGTGGACTTGCTTTG GCGCTAGGTACTGCTGAAATGGTGACGAATATGATTCTTGGTGACCCTGGAAGAGTGGACTTCACGCCTTTCTCCATAGAAAATAGATTTTCAG GAACAGCATGA
- the LOC125510071 gene encoding calcium-dependent protein kinase 22-like: MGGCYSVIAASRLLARRRAAAAIMPVASADDCPPDSDASSSCCKKKRRSTKWRRSAPILGNDDQCAPGGEGFAKRYRLGAELGRGEFGVTRRCEDAATGEALACKTIRRKRLRRAADAEDVRREVEILRRMSALEGAGGAVVRLREACEDPEGVHLVMELCEGGELFDRIFARGHYTERAAAKIGRTIAHVVQLCHDNGVMHRDLKPENFLFAGKAEDSPLKAIDFGLSVYFEPGERFTEVVGSGIYMAPEVLMRSYGPEADVWSAGVILYILLCGVPPFWGDNDERIAESIIRGEINFEREPWPKVSQTAKDLVKKMLDQDPATRLTAKQVFEHPWIKNADKAPNVSLGALVRSRLKQFSSMNKFKKKALGVVAKNLPAEDIENYTKMFQMMDKDKDGTLTLEELKEGLRINGHAVPETEIQMLLEAGDIDGNGTLDTDEFVTVLLHIKKMSNEQYLPEAFKYFDKDGNGYIEMEELMEALGDDELGPDEQVVKDIIRDVDTDEDGRISYQEFEVMMRSGSDWRNASRRYSTANFSNLSQKLRQGVL; the protein is encoded by the exons ATGGGTGGCTGCTACTCTGTCATCGCGGCCTCCAGGCTGCTGGCCCGGaggcgcgccgccgccgccatcatGCCCGTGGCCAGCGCCGACGACTGCCCGCCCGACAGCGACGCCAGCAGCAGCTGCTGCAAGAAGAAGCGCAGGTCGACCAAGTGGAGGCGGAGCGCGCCGATCCTGGGCAACGACGACCAGTGCGCGCCCGGCGGGGAGGGCTTCGCCAAGCGGTACCGGCTAGGCGCGGAGCTGGGGCGCGGGGAGTTCGGGGTGACGCGCCGCTGCGAGGACGCGGCCACGGGCGAGGCGCTGGCGTGCAAGACCATCCGCCGCAAGCGCCTGCGCCGCGCCGCCGACGCCGAGGACGTGCGGCGGGAGGTGGAGATCCTGCGGCGCATGTCGGCGCTCGAGGGAGCGGGCGGCGCCGTGGTGCGGCTCCGCGAGGCCTGCGAGGACCCCGAGGGCGTGCACCTGGTGATGGAGCTGTGCGAGGGCGGCGAGCTCTTCGACCGCATCTTCGCCCGGGGCCACTACACGGAGCGCGCCGCCGCCAAGATCGGCCGCACCATCGCCCACGTCGTGCAGCTGTGCCACGACAACGGGGTCATGCACCGGGACCTCAAGCCCGAGAACTTCCTCTTCGCCGGCAAGGCCGAGGACTCGCCGCTCAAGGCCATCGACTTCGGCCTCTCCGTCTACTTCGAGCCCGGGGAGCGCTTCACCGAGGTGGTCGGCAGCGGGATCTACATGGCGCCGGAGGTGCTCATGAGGAGCTACGGCCCGGAGGCCGACGTCTGGAGCGCCGGCGTCATCCTCTACATCCTACTCTGCGGAGTGCCTCCGTTCTGGGGAG ACAACGATGAGCGCATCGCCGAGTCGATAATCCGGGGTGAAATCAACTTCGAGAGGGAGCCATGGCCCAAGGTCTCCCAAACTGCAAAGGACCTTGTCAAGAAGATGCTTGATCAGGATCCTGCTACCCGCTTGACGGCAAAGCAAGTCTTTG AGCATCCGTGGATCAAGAACGCCGACAAGGCTCCGAATGTGTCGCTTGGAGCGCTTGTTCGATCCAGGCTTAAGCAATTCTCGTCCATGAACAAGTTCAAAAAGAAGGCACTCGGA GTCGTTGCCAAGAATTTACCGGCAGAGGACATCGAGAACTACACTAAGATGTTTCAAATGATGGACAAGGACAAGGACGGTACTTTGACGCTTGAGGAGCTCAAGGAGGGCTTGCGGATAAACGGTCATGCTGTTCCTGAGACAGAGATACAGATGCTGTTAGAAGCT GGTGACATAGATGGAAATGGCACCTTGGACACTGACGAGTTTGTGACAGTCTTACTTCACATCAAAAAAATGAGTAATGAGCAGTACCTACCTGAAGCTTTCAAATACTTTGACAAAGATGGCAATGGATATATTGAAATGGAGGAATTGATGGAGGCTTTAGGTGATGATGAACTAGGCCCAGATGAGCAAGTGGTTAAAGACATTATACGTGACGTTGACACGGATGAG GATGGTCGCATTAGCTATCAGGAGTTTGAAGTGATGATGAGATCTGGCTCAGACTGGAGGAATGCTTCTCGGCGGTACTCAACAGCAAATTTCAGCAACCTCAGTCAGAAGCTGCGCCAAGGAGTTCTATGA